A region of the Desulfocurvus vexinensis DSM 17965 genome:
GGCCTGGGCGCGGGCCCCGGGGGGCCCGCGCCGGTGCACCGGGCTACTGCATGCCCATGCGCCGCAGCACGGCCATCAGCGGGCAGGTGTCGGTGAAGGCCGATTGCAGCAGGTTGGCGCCCACGAAGGCCGTGAGCCACAGCCAGTGGGGCGAGTGGAAGACCGCCAGGAGCACCGTGAGCAGGACGAAGGAACCCGCCACGGCGCGGATGATGCGGTTGATGGTCATGGTGCCTCCTTGTGTGCCCTGGGTTTGGCCCAGCATAGCGCGAAACCGCCCCGGGAGGGAAGCGCAAGCCGCGTCGCGCCGGGGATGAAATTCTCTACATTGTGGTGGGGGTTTACGCCGTCCCGGGCTGGGCTGGCAACCCGGCGCGGGCCGGATGCCCCGGCGAAGGCCGGAGTCCATGCCCAGGCGCAGGGCCGCCCGGTGCTGCCCGGCAAGGGGCAGGCCGTGCGGCAGCGGCAGCGCCCCGGCCCCTTGCGCCTGTTCCAGGTGCCAGCCCGCGCTCCGGGCTTCCGCTCCCGGCTAAAAAATAGATCGCCCCGGGGGCTTG
Encoded here:
- a CDS encoding YgaP family membrane protein, encoding MTINRIIRAVAGSFVLLTVLLAVFHSPHWLWLTAFVGANLLQSAFTDTCPLMAVLRRMGMQ